The genomic window CGAAACAGAAAGTCCGAAAGGAACTGGTCCGTCTACATCAACACCTGATAAAAATGTTAATCCTGAAACAGATTGTACCAATAAATCCTGACCTGGCTTGTTTTTCCACGGGCCTTCACTTCCATAGCCGGTTACCATCCCGTAAACAATTTTTGGATTGATTTTTTGAACGTTTTCATAATCAAGGCCAATTTTCTCCATCACACCTGGACGGAAATTATGCGTCATCACATCGGCCTTGCCGATTAATTTTTTAAGTCGTTCTAAATCTTCCGGATTTTTTAAATCGGCGGCATAACTTTCTTTATTCCGGTTGATGGTGTGAAAAAGCAGGCTGTCTTCATCGACAAAAAGATTCTTGATGGATAAAGACCTGCAGGCATCGCCTGTTTTTGGTCGTTCGATTTTAATCACACGGGCACCCAAATCGGCCAGTTTCAAGCCAGCTGATGGTCCTGCCAAAAATTGACAGAACTCTAAAACCAAAAGTCCTTCAAGCGGTCTGTTCATGATAACACTAAACTTTTAGATTGCTGATATAATTTGTTCATAGCTGATAAAACCTGGATTTCATCGCCTCCATTTATTAAATAATCGCGCACCACATCGCCTGCATGATCTTGAAAATACATCGAACCATGGTAACGTGGACGGAGAAAAGCTCTTTGCAAGGCCGGCAAAGTATTCAGAAAATAATGCTGGCTTTGACGGTTGACTTCTTCATTTTTCCATGCGGCCAAATGCCCAGGTTGGCCACCACTCTCAAAAAACAAAGTAGACTGACAAGCCGGTGAACCCACAAATTCCACATATTTGGCAGCGACCTCCAATGCCTCGCATTTAGCAGAAATGGCTAAACCTGTTCCACCCAATGTGCTTCTCAGATTGGTTTTGCTATCTAAAGAAATCATATCGTGAAAATGCAGGGTTTTGCGGGCATAACCGTTACGCGAATAGTTCGAGTAGCCATAAGCAAACGGACAATACGCAATTTTATCAGTTAAAGTCATCGCCTCATAAACCTGGATAGGGTTTCTATTGAAGTTTGCTTGATCTATTTTAGAGGCCAGTTCCCGATACATTTGCAAAGCCCTGGTACCAATTTCCTTAGAGACTACCTCTTCGTTTCCTTGACAAGGATCTTCACCCAAAGAGCAGCAAATGGTGTAAAAATTCATTAAAACATCAATGGGGATACCTGCAAAGGCAACTAAACCTTTATCGGCAAGTGCCAATAGATCTTCAAAAGATTTAGGCAATTGCAAATCCTTTTGAGCTAATAAATCTGGTCTTGAAGCTGCTACAGGAGTTGCCGCATCTATCGGTAAAGCCCATAAGTGTTCATTATAAAAATAACTCTCGTATGATTGGCCAACAGAATTTTCTTCCTGATCTTTCAAATATTCTTTAGAAAGATAAAGATCCAAGGGCACTATTGATTTTGTTTTTGCGGCAAAACCTGCCCAGGGATGATCGATTACCAACAGATCAAACCGTTCTGCCAGTTCCTGGATTGAAAAATCGGCAAATTGCTGCAAACTTCTTTTCTCCCAGGTGATGTTTACATTTGGGTACAATTCAGAAAATCGCTGTGCCGTAGCCACCATTGGCAAAAGCCCGCGGCTATGGTTCCAGGTTATTCCTTTTAAATTAATCGTCTTCTCCACTTTATTTCTTCTTTATTTCTTTGTCATTCTGAACGCAGTGAAGAATCTTTCCTATTTCACAAAACCTTTTTCAATTGCTGCCTTAGCAGAGCCTGTTTCTCATAGTTTGCAGATTCTTCGTTCCTCAGAATGACAATACCTTTTTATTTTATCTAATGGTTGGTGTCTCTACCGACCATGTTCTTATTTTACTTATTTCGGTTGGTGAGACACCTACCGATAGGTTTTAATTTGTGGTTCGTGATGACACGAACCACGGCCAAAGATTTATTTCTGTTATTCTATTTACCTGTTTTTATAATTATCGATGATGATGTTAAACCAGCTGATGAAGCTGTTAATTTTATGGTTCCGGTTTTTTCTGTTGATTGCAAAATGGCCAAACATAAACCATGGAAAGCTTTGCGATAATTGGCTTTAAATGGCTCTAAACTTGCCTGAAATCCATTATCAACACCTGCAATAAAGCCGACACCTTCGAGCTGAAAATCAACCAGATTATCTGCATTTGGGACTACGTTGCCGGCAGCGTCTAAAACGCGAACGGTTACAAACGATAAATCCTTACCATCAGCTTTGATATTTTTTCTATCTGCGATTAATTCAATCTTTGCAGGATCTCCTGCGGTTTTCACTTCACGTATTAAAACGACTTTGCCACTTTTACGGGATACTGCTTTTAAAGTTCCGGGTTCAAAAGGCACATTCCAAAGCACATGTAAATCATCACCCTGCTTTGATTTTTTTCCTAATGATTTTCCGTTCAGGTACAACTCTACCTCATCGGCATTGTTGTAATATGTCCAAACTTCAACCAATTTTCCTTGTTTCCAGTTCCAATGAGGCAGAAAGTGCAACACAGGTTTATTTGTCCACTCGCTCTGGTACATGTAATAGGAATCTTTGGGAAAACCTGCTAAATCAACAATTCCAAAATAGGAGCTTCTTGCTGGCCACGGATAAGGTAAAGGCTCACCCAGGTAATCGAAACCCGTCCAAACAAATAAGCCCGAAACATGATCATATTTTTTTGCTGCTGCCCAGGTTTCTTCGTGTGTAGAACCCCAATAAGCTGAAACATTATCGTAAGCCGATGCCGACCACTCGTTATTTCCCTCTGTAAATTTCGTTTTTCCATCTTTTGGCCAACGGCGGATAGTATCGGCAGTGTCGTAAAATCCCCTGGTTTCTAAAGCGGAAGTGGTTTCTGTAGCCAAAAACTTAACGCCAGGATAATTTTTAGGGAAATCTTTATACAGTTTGTGGTTGTAGTTTAATCCATAAACATCTAATGCATTGGCTTGGTAGATAAAATTCTTTTCAGCTTTTGTTTCTGTTAAAGCAGAGATTACAGGCCGGGTTTTATCTAAGTTTTTAACGATGCCAACCAATTCTTTGGTAAGAGCAATGCCTGTACTGTCAAACTGCTCGCGGATTTCGTTGCCAATGCTCCAAAGGATAATGGATGGGTGGTTACGATCGCGTTTAATCATATCTTCCAAATCTCTTTTGTGCCAGACTGGAAAATCGAGGTGGTAATCGTTTTTGGTTTTCTTTTTCACCCACATATCGAAAGCCTCATCCATAACCAGGAAGCCCATTTTATCACATAGATCTAAAAACTCAGGAGCAGGTGGGTTATGGGCTGTACGGATGGCGTTCACGCCCATTGCTTTCATAATTTCGAGCTGACGTTCCATCGCCCTTACATTCACGGCAGCACCCAGGGCACCTAAATCGTGATGCAAACAAACGCCTAAAATTTTCATTGGTTTTCCGTTTAATGAAAAGCCTTTAGCTGCATCGAAATTGAATTCACGAACCCCAAAAGGTGTTGTATACTGATCAATAATCTTTCCATCAGCTTGTGCAATTTCTACCACCAACTTGTACATGGTCGGATGATCAACTGACCACAGTTTAGGGTTAGCTATTCCAAGACCACTAATGGCCATTGTTGTAGAATTTTCGCGGGTATTGAGCGGCCATTCCTTTTTTTGCAATCGGATATTTTTATCATCCAAAATGGTCGTTAGAACTTTATAAGCACCTTTTGTGCTGAATTTATTTTCAACCTCGATTTCCGCATTTACTGAAGCGATACTTTCACCAGGTTTTAATTTTCTGCTTTCGTTGCTTTGACCTTTATCACCGCTGATTAGGAAGGTTTTTACAAAAGTGCCATTGCGTTTGATTGAAACTTTTGCTGCAGATGTAAGCCATACATTTCTGTAAATCCCTGAACCAGAATACCAGCGCGAATCAGGCTGTGCTGAATTATCAACCTTAACCGAAATGATATTTTTCCCGGCTTTTAAGAATTTGCTGATCTCATAAGAAAAAGAGCTGTAACCGTAAGGCCTTTTGCCCAGATACTGACCGTTGATCCAAACCTCACTATTTTTATACACGCCATCGAATTCGATGGTGATTATTCTATCCTTAAAATTGGACGGGGCTGTAAATTCTTTTCTGTACCAGCCAATGCCTGTAGGTAAACCACCACCTTCAGGTTTAGCAGGATTTTTCTCATCGAATTTCCCTTCAATACTCCAATCGTGCGGTAGAGTGAGTTTTCTCCATTTAAGATCGTTATATGCTGGAGATTTTGCATTTGCTTCGTCTCCTAAAAAGAATTTCCAATCTTTGTTAAAGCTGGTTCTGATGCGGGGTTCTGGCGTAATCTTATCTCGATTGGTCGTCATTGCAAGGCACGAAGCAATCTTACTACTATGGGTTGGCTGTTCTTTCGCATTAGGATTGCATTCCCGAAAAGTCGGGACAGGCAGAGCCTCGCAATGACGGGACGCCCACAAACCGAATGTCAGAAAAATTACAACTTTAAAATTAGGTAGCCTCCTCATGTTATTTCTTTGTTTCACTTACAAAATTCACTTTACTCTTACCTAAATCTTTTGATGTAGCAACAGCAATACCGCGCTGATCTAGTTTATTAACCGCGCAATAAAAATGGT from Flavobacterium sp. W4I14 includes these protein-coding regions:
- a CDS encoding multiple sugar transport system substrate-binding protein (product_source=KO:K02027; cog=COG2182; ko=KO:K02027; pfam=PF01547; superfamily=53850), translating into MEKTINLKGITWNHSRGLLPMVATAQRFSELYPNVNITWEKRSLQQFADFSIQELAERFDLLVIDHPWAGFAAKTKSIVPLDLYLSKEYLKDQEENSVGQSYESYFYNEHLWALPIDAATPVAASRPDLLAQKDLQLPKSFEDLLALADKGLVAFAGIPIDVLMNFYTICCSLGEDPCQGNEEVVSKEIGTRALQMYRELASKIDQANFNRNPIQVYEAMTLTDKIAYCPFAYGYSNYSRNGYARKTLHFHDMISLDSKTNLRSTLGGTGLAISAKCEALEVAAKYVEFVGSPACQSTLFFESGGQPGHLAAWKNEEVNRQSQHYFLNTLPALQRAFLRPRYHGSMYFQDHAGDVVRDYLINGGDEIQVLSAMNKLYQQSKSLVLS
- a CDS encoding beta-galactosidase (product_source=KO:K01190; cath_funfam=2.60.120.260,2.60.40.10,3.20.20.80; cog=COG3250; ko=KO:K01190; pfam=PF00703,PF02836,PF02837,PF16355,PF18565; superfamily=49303,49373,49785,51445), with protein sequence MRRLPNFKVVIFLTFGLWASRHCEALPVPTFRECNPNAKEQPTHSSKIASCLAMTTNRDKITPEPRIRTSFNKDWKFFLGDEANAKSPAYNDLKWRKLTLPHDWSIEGKFDEKNPAKPEGGGLPTGIGWYRKEFTAPSNFKDRIITIEFDGVYKNSEVWINGQYLGKRPYGYSSFSYEISKFLKAGKNIISVKVDNSAQPDSRWYSGSGIYRNVWLTSAAKVSIKRNGTFVKTFLISGDKGQSNESRKLKPGESIASVNAEIEVENKFSTKGAYKVLTTILDDKNIRLQKKEWPLNTRENSTTMAISGLGIANPKLWSVDHPTMYKLVVEIAQADGKIIDQYTTPFGVREFNFDAAKGFSLNGKPMKILGVCLHHDLGALGAAVNVRAMERQLEIMKAMGVNAIRTAHNPPAPEFLDLCDKMGFLVMDEAFDMWVKKKTKNDYHLDFPVWHKRDLEDMIKRDRNHPSIILWSIGNEIREQFDSTGIALTKELVGIVKNLDKTRPVISALTETKAEKNFIYQANALDVYGLNYNHKLYKDFPKNYPGVKFLATETTSALETRGFYDTADTIRRWPKDGKTKFTEGNNEWSASAYDNVSAYWGSTHEETWAAAKKYDHVSGLFVWTGFDYLGEPLPYPWPARSSYFGIVDLAGFPKDSYYMYQSEWTNKPVLHFLPHWNWKQGKLVEVWTYYNNADEVELYLNGKSLGKKSKQGDDLHVLWNVPFEPGTLKAVSRKSGKVVLIREVKTAGDPAKIELIADRKNIKADGKDLSFVTVRVLDAAGNVVPNADNLVDFQLEGVGFIAGVDNGFQASLEPFKANYRKAFHGLCLAILQSTEKTGTIKLTASSAGLTSSSIIIKTGK